From the genome of Mycetocola spongiae, one region includes:
- a CDS encoding ROK family protein, with protein sequence MKPNGSNLDAVRRHNLGRIVDLVHRGRSLSRSALTRSTGLNRSTIAALVTELAERGLVTESFASTEGVVGRPSPVVSPSERTMILAVNPEFDAVTVGAVLLGGSVHSRMRHRFPSPPSAAESVAAAAGLIVDLVAGLPRGTQIAGVGVAVPALVRAEDGVVRLAPRLGWVDEPLAEMLAQATGYPVYVDNDASLGARAERHFGAGRGIDDLIYLNGGASGIGGGLVLGGRPIRGAGGYAGEFGHTFGTEGGVPLEDAVSRDALVAVAFGPGDPVPDDAALERALAESDRVVTAEQARVLGRALGGMINIANPSRVVLGGFLGVLAAIEPELLAETVARYALGPAEEGVQITRSELGEDLLLIGAAELVVDRVIADPARIGEPSEIARVATAGAK encoded by the coding sequence ATGAAGCCGAATGGCAGTAATCTCGACGCGGTCCGGCGACATAACCTCGGCCGGATCGTGGACCTGGTGCACCGCGGGCGCTCGCTCTCGCGCTCGGCGCTGACCCGCAGCACGGGGCTGAACCGCTCCACCATCGCCGCGCTGGTCACCGAGCTGGCCGAGCGCGGGCTGGTCACCGAGTCCTTTGCCTCCACCGAGGGGGTGGTGGGGCGGCCCTCTCCCGTGGTCTCGCCCAGCGAGCGCACCATGATCCTCGCCGTGAACCCCGAATTTGATGCTGTCACCGTCGGCGCCGTGCTCCTCGGGGGCAGCGTGCACTCGCGGATGCGCCACCGCTTCCCCTCCCCGCCGAGCGCGGCCGAGAGCGTGGCTGCCGCGGCCGGGCTGATCGTGGACCTCGTGGCCGGGCTGCCCCGGGGTACTCAGATCGCCGGGGTCGGGGTGGCCGTCCCCGCGCTGGTCCGCGCCGAGGATGGCGTGGTGCGCCTGGCCCCCCGCCTGGGCTGGGTGGATGAGCCCCTCGCCGAGATGCTCGCGCAGGCCACCGGCTATCCGGTCTATGTGGATAACGATGCCAGCCTGGGCGCGCGTGCCGAGCGGCATTTTGGCGCGGGCCGCGGGATCGACGACCTGATCTACCTCAACGGTGGGGCGAGTGGAATCGGTGGCGGCCTGGTATTGGGTGGCCGACCCATCCGCGGGGCCGGGGGATATGCGGGCGAATTTGGGCATACGTTTGGCACCGAGGGTGGCGTGCCGCTCGAGGATGCCGTGAGCCGCGACGCCCTGGTTGCGGTGGCCTTTGGCCCGGGGGATCCCGTGCCCGATGATGCCGCGCTGGAGCGTGCGCTCGCCGAATCGGATCGGGTCGTCACGGCGGAGCAGGCCCGCGTGCTGGGCCGGGCACTCGGCGGCATGATTAATATCGCCAATCCCTCGCGCGTGGTGCTGGGGGGATTCCTCGGGGTCCTCGCCGCCATCGAGCCCGAGCTGCTGGCCGAGACGGTGGCGCGCTATGCGCTGGGTCCGGCCGAGGAGGGGGTGCAGATCACGCGCTCCGAGCTGGGGGAGGATCTGCTCCTGATTGGCGCGGCCGAGCTCGTGGTGGATCGGGTGATCGCCGACCCCGCGCGAATCGGGGAGCCCTCCGAGATTGCGCGGGTTGCAACCGCGGGGGCTAAATAG